The following coding sequences are from one Triticum aestivum cultivar Chinese Spring chromosome 5A, IWGSC CS RefSeq v2.1, whole genome shotgun sequence window:
- the LOC123106388 gene encoding glutathione S-transferase 4 → MAPMKVYGWAVSPWMARVLVCLEEAGAEYELVPMSRNGGDHRRPEHLARNPFGEIPVLEDGDLTLYQSRAIARHILHKHKPELLGAGSLEESAMVDVWVDVDAHQLEPVLKPIVVNCIINPFVGRDVDQGLVDESVEKLKKLLEVYEARLSRSKYLAGDSISFTDLTHFNFMRYFMVTEHAVVLDAYPRAKAWWESLLARPSVKKVIAGMPPDFGFGSGRIP, encoded by the exons atggCGCCCATGAAGGTGTACGGCTGGGCGGTGTCGCCATGGATGGCGCGGGTCCTCGTCTGCCTGGAGGAGGCCGGCGCCGAGTACGAGCTTGTGCCCATGAGCCGCAACGGCGGCGATCACCGGCGGCCGGAGCACCTCGCCAGAAAC CCCTTCGGTGAGATCCCGGTGCTGGAGGACGGCGATCTCACGCTCTACC AATCTCGTGCCATCGCAAGGCATATTCTCCACAAACACAAGCCCGAGCTTCTAGGAGCGGGCAGCCTCGAGGAGTCGGCGATGGTGGACGTATGGGTCGACGTGGATGCCCACCAGCTCGAGCCCGTACTCAAGCCCATCGTGGTGAACTGCATCATCAACCCGTTTGTCGGTAGGGACGTCGACCAGGGCCTCGTCGATGAGAGCGTCGAGAAGCTGAAGAAGTTGTTGGAGGTGTACGAGGCGAGGCTGTCACGCAGCAAGTATCTGGCCGGTGATTCCATAAGCTTCACCGACCTCACCCATTTCAACTTTATGCGCTACTTCATGGTGACGGAGCATGCCGTCGTGCTTGATGCGTATCCACGCGCCAAGGCGTGGTGGGAATCGTTGTTGGCAAGGCCATCCGTCAAGAAGGTGATTGCTGGCATGCCTCCGGATTTTGGATTCGGGAGCGGGAGAATACCATGA
- the LOC123106389 gene encoding uncharacterized protein, giving the protein MVGPDAVRSGRRRRGRPPGIRAAVIACVRRAGSRLSAVDSSSAMAAAGGCGRLAAVDLGCRPRSATRRPFRSSWPGSAISVGSSSAVDGLASAVLHGGADGAQAAMVERQPAVAGALGRAGRGGVRPRSRARYVAPCQRRHVVVAVLC; this is encoded by the exons ATGGTTGGGCCTGATGCTGTTCGATCCGGTCGACGCCGTCGGGGCCGCCCTCCTGGGATTCGGGCGGCCGTTATTGCCTGTGTGCGCCGCGCCGGCAGTCGCCTTTCTGCTGTGGATTCGTCGTCGGCGATGGCAGCCGCTGGtgggtgtggccggctagctgcaGTTGATTTGGGTTGCCGCCCTCGGTCTGCTACTCGCCGGCCGTTTCGTTCTTCTTGGCCTG GTTCTGCTATTAGTGTGGGTTCTTCTTCAGCGGTTGACGGGCTTGCTTCGGCTGTTCTGCACGGTGGTGCGGATGGGGCGCAGGCGGCCATGGTTGAACGGCAACCCGCTGTAGCTGGAGCACTGGGACGAGCTGGACGTGGTGGCGTGCGGCCCCGGAGCCGTGCGCGGTATGTAGCTCCTTGCCAGAGACGGCATGTAGTTGTAGCTGTACTGTGCTGA